In Vanessa atalanta chromosome W, ilVanAtal1.2, whole genome shotgun sequence, a genomic segment contains:
- the LOC125075510 gene encoding uncharacterized protein LOC125075510, whose protein sequence is MATGCGTKDDQTGVENAASEICKVGVRVPPFWPDEPDIWFAQLEGQFMIAGITNDATKFFYVVSQLDRQYAREVKDIITNPPARDKYEKLKSELIRRLSASNEKKVQQLLMHEELGDRRPSQFHRHLQGLAGQEVTDEFLRTIWTSRLPANIQSILAAQPHASLDTLADLADRIHDIVPTPTQHVAATSSTNPGSSIESLAREVAELRRQLQSLTTRDRRPRSLSRTRSRPRSRSNSRYRKFPLCWYHSKFGSGAKKCVRPCDFKAAENFSIFLFRAHNS, encoded by the coding sequence ATGGCTACTGGGTGTGGCACTAAGGACGATCAGACGGGCGTAGAAAACGCCGCGTCTGAAATTTGCAAAGTGGGCGTGCGAGTTCCACCATTTTGGCCGGACGAACCTGACATCTGGTTCGCACAACTGGAAGGCCAGTTCATGATCGCAGGCATCACCAACGATGCAACAAAATTCTTTTACGTCGTCTCACAATTAGACCGGCAATACGCACGCGAAGTCAAGGATATTATTACCAATCCTCCTGCTCGGGATAAATACGAGAAGCTCAAATCAGAGCTAATCCGAAGATTGAGTGCTTCAAATGAGAAGAAGGTGCAGCAACTCCTGATGCACGAGGAACTGGGTGACCGCAGACCGTCACAATTTCATCGGCATCTCCAGGGCCTAGCAGGTCAAGAAGTGACGGACGAGTTCCTGCGCACCATCTGGACGAGCCGACTTCCTGCAAACATCCAATCGATACTAGCAGCTCAACCTCATGCGAGTCTGGACACCCTAGCCGACCTCGCGGACAGAATCCACGACATTGTGCCGACACCCACTCAACATGTCGCTGCGACGAGCAGCACTAATCCAGGATCCAGCATCGAGTCTCTGGCTCGAGAAGTCGCTGAGCTACGTAGGCAATTACAAAGCCTCACTACCAGAGACCGCAGACCCAGGTCTCTCAGCAGGACGAGGAGCCGTCCACGCTCGCGGTCAAACTCCAGGTACCGTAAGTTCCCGCTTTGCTGGTACCACTCTAAGTTCGGCAGCGGAGCCAAGAAGTGTGTCCGTCCCTGCGACTTCAAGGCGGCGGAaaacttttcaatttttttgttcCGTGCTCATAACTCTTAA